Genomic DNA from Equus quagga isolate Etosha38 chromosome 10, UCLA_HA_Equagga_1.0, whole genome shotgun sequence:
ttactTACTCTGTGAAatctccctgaaggcagggactataTTGTTAACCAATTTTCTCAAGCATCCAACCTACTGCTTGGCACTAGTATATGCTGATACAATTTTCCTCACGGCTGCCATAGAACACTTGGAGTGGACGTGAAGACACTACCTGTATTTGTTCAGAATTTCAGGCTATACCTACCCCTCTACACATTTGTTGGCTTCCCGGTCCTTTAGCTAATGGAACTTTTAGTGTTGTTAAACACTGAAACCTCCAACAGTCCCTCCTGGCAGGACTTTCCTGACTAGTTATAGCCCCTGAAACCCAGTACAGGAAGATATGCCTCCCTACCGAACAAGACAATTTCTATGTGAGGAAATTCTCAATCAGAGCAGCTATGAAATGTGAGAAGTATGCAGAGATTGTAGAGGTCGGGCACTGTTGGGTACAGCTTCTTGAGTTGAATTTGAAAAGTTTGAGTGACATCAGGCTAAAATCTCATCTTGGGAAAAGAAGATCAAAGCATATGGCTTGTCAAGCAAAATAAGCCACCTTGCCCTTTTGGAAACAGCACAGAGGTTTTAAGAAGCACGTAAGATCATTTTTAAGGtcacttctgggaatttaaaTACAAATGCTAATAAAGGAATATGTAGCCCAGAGGAATTCATATGACTTTTGATGAGTAAAAATCattcagaaagatatttttaaatggaagtaattagcaaataaaaatattattttcattctaaaagtGAGGAGGAGGTTTAATCAATCATGTGCTAATAAAGAATTTAATGATATTGCTATATACTGATTTAGAAAAGAACACTGAGtcaaaatgtttgctttttcaaAGACCATCTCCTGTGATATGACTTTTTGAGGACTGATTTTGGGAGACATTCTGACTATGTACAAATTGATATTTTATAGAGCAGGTGTTGTCCAGACGGTATTttatatgaaaacatttatttctttatgcaGTGATGAGAGGAAAGATCTAATGAACTATGGTTAAAGAGGTAATACTAAAAAGGGGTTATCTGAAAAGAATTATGTCTGAGTTTCTTAAAGATGATGATGGTTGTGGCAGACAGAAtctaagatggcccccagtgatccCACCTCCTGATATTTACGTCCTTGTTTTATCCACTCCCTTTGAATGGGAGTGGAATTTATGAATTGCTTTTAACAAAGAGAATATGGGAAAGGTGACAGGATGTCACTTCCATGGTTatgttatataaaattataacttCCATCTTGCTGGCAGACTCTTTCCCTTGCTGGCTTTaatgaagccagctgccatgttgtgagctacCCCATGGAGATGCCgacgtggcaaggaactgaggtctGTATCCAGCCAATATCTTGGAAGCAAATGAGCCTTCAGTGCAAAGCTCGAAAGGAATTGACCTAATCTTACTGACAACTCTATAAGTGAGATTGGAAGTGGATCCCTCTTTAGTCGAGCCTGAGATGAGACACCAGCCTTGGTCAACATCTTGAATGCAGCCTCATGAGAAACCCTGAAGCACAGGAACCAGCTAAACTATACCAGgctttctgacccacagaaactgtgagacaataagtgAATATCTGTCATTTTGAGCTGCTTAGTTTGTGGTAATATTCCACAACAACAGATTAACAATAGTAATTAATTGCAATTTCCTTTCAGTAAGTGTCCATTACACATCAAGCACTCTGCTATGTGATAACAGTATGGTAGGTAGGTAGCCATCTATCTAGATGATAGATAGATTCATTCTTGCTAGATTCTCAAATTAACTCTGTGAGCCTGAGAGTATTATGATTCTCATACAGATGAAAATCTTGAGGcacagaaaatttaatttcttatctGAGGTTGCATCACTGCTTGCGTCCAAAGTTCATATGAATGATGTCTTCTCTATGCTACATTAGTCAATATCTagcattaaaagaataaattgaattaattaaaaagtaaggTAGACAAGAATGAACTAAGGACTAAACtggaaaaaataggagaattcTATAAATCAGGTAAAATTATATCTATCAATTTTCTTGTGCAGAatctaatattttttcatatgggTATTGGACTCTCATTCAAtgtcagtttaatttgctttgcttttcaaaaagcAGTATTTGTGAgagtaacagaaataaaatcagaaaaccagCCAGTGATTTAAATACTATTTCTTTGGTATGATATtatctttgaaacttttctaGTTGCACTTTTATTCTAACATCTCCATCTGCCATCTTATGTCTATAAACCTCTAGTCTGAATTActacaatattatttataaagaaacagCTTTCTTCTGACCAATCATGGGGCCTATCACAAAGGAAAGAGATAAGGAGAGTTAGAAGGTAGGCGAGTAGAAAATATACAGActgaaatatggagaaaaaatatagaaattacaGGAATGATCATAGGAgacataaggaaaatgaaaagcaaatgaaaaaacaggCGAGAAgcaatatttacagaaatattagCAGAGAATTTTCCAAGCCTAAAGGGCTGCGTCAAAACACAGTTTCAAGAAGCATTCTgaaccccaagcaggataaataataaaaatcatgacTAGGTGTATCTCAATAACactgctgaaaactaaagacaagaagaaaaaccTAAAGCAGACATAAAGACACATGACCATCAAAAGAGGAACAATAAGATTGACAGCTAATCCCTCAACAAAACGCAAAAGCCAAACAAAATGgagttatatttttatactgCCAAAGAAATTAACCATCAACTTAGAATTCTGCATTTGGTTAACATGTCCTTCAAAAGTAAAGATCAATTAAAGCATGTGCACACTAAAAAGCTGAGAGGCTTCAATGCCGGCACAACCACATAAAAGAATAATGGGAGCTTctcaagacaaaagaaatcatctcggaaataagaaaatggaggaaagcctgaaaagcaatggaaaatgcatgtaaatctaaataaacattgaccaaataaaaataataataaattcctGTGGGgtttaaaatatagagagaatgaaaacacatgaaaataagaGCACACATGATTGAAAGGGATAAACCTGTAAAAAATGTTCACTGCACCATTGCATTAACCAAAAATGAGAAACAACCCAATCTCTAATAACAAGAGAATGGATAACTGAAGTATGCTGAGGTTGTATGATGACCCAACAGATAAGTGAGAAAATGAATAAGCTACAGCTTTACACTTCAGCATAAATAAATCCTGGAAGCATAACGGTGACTGCAAAAAACAAGATGATGACTACATACAACACGACGTAATTttcataaagattaaaatattgaaacatagACTGTTTAAGGCTGCTTATAATATAGCAGAAGTAAcaaaagggaaagataaaagTTAATTTGGGAAGTGTTTCCCACTTTTGGGGAGCAGGGGCACAGGATAGTTGAGAGAACAAGGGCAGCTGCAATGGCATTGGGAATGTTCTAATTCCTAAGTTGCTTGGCAAGTTCAtaagtgttcattttattatttggctTCCAAGTGTACGTAACTGCTATTCTTTGGTATGTACCAATTTTCTTCTGGATGGTGgagacaaatatttactgaagacaatattcaaattttggaaaacatttaaaaacttagaTTTCTAAACATATTGCTTCCTATTTCAAATGGCAgtactttgaaaagataacaCAATTTGAATTGTTAGTTCAAAATCTTTGCATGTTCGACCACATAACTTGTGTTCCCTAAGATAAAAACAAGTAGCAATTTCAAGCAAGGTCAACAAATAAATACAAGCGTGTACTATTTGATGAATCACAGTATTTTGTGCAAATTTCAAAACTTCTAAGTTTTAAGGATGAATTTGcattaaaggttaaaaaaagaggACATATTTATTCAAAAGTATTTCATATTGCTCATtataggttattttttttaatcttttttaaagattggcacctgagctaacaactgttgacaatcttctttttttttctgttttttctccccaagtactcccagtatatagttatatattttagttgtgagtccttctagatgtggcagcctcagcgtggcctgatgagcggtgccatgtccacgcccaggatccgaacaagcacaaccctgggccgtggaagtggagcgcactaacttaaccactccgccacagggccggcccctgttattttttaaatatgcacaaTTTTGATTCAAAGACACTGGATcctcaatagtttttaaaaagggagtGAAAACACAAATTTGGGGATGAAATAgcttcaaaaatacagaaaagcaaagtaaaatgaaatgaaaggtaaatgataatataaacaaacataaacaTAACGatcaaaagtaaacagaaaaagaaagaaaaattaaaattacattaaaataataatactacaTGTTTCAACAAAGAAGTTTCATCCCTTCAGAATCGTAGCACAAGTAATTTGGACTTTTAAAGAGTTAAGCTTATAATTATTTATTCTGGTCCTCGCACTATTCTTGTGCTATGACACTAGTTACTGCCAGTCATAATCACTTATTAATCTTTTAATGTGAGACAGCTTGTTATAAAGATACTGGTATCTATATTTTTCCGCATAGTAACTGGGATTCATGTGTTTCATCTTCTGATATTCTAGTGAGAATTTTTTATCAATGTCTTGATATTCTTTTGAGCCTGGAGAAAAGTGCTTCCTTTTTGAATTTAAGTTAGTAAACATGCTGGATAAATTCCGCATCTTGGCATACAAGGCCTGATATTCAGCATATTCTGCTCTAAATTCCTGCTCATTACTGCTTATGTTGCTCAGAGGAAACTATAGTGACATAGTCAGTCAAATAATCTGGGAGCCTAGATGTTGAACAAGTCTTCCCAGAGGCAGTGCAAAGCTTTTCAACTTCTTCCCCGGAATTCAGCTTTGCACCTTTACCGCATCTTTCAggatctgttttctgtttctcggTGATCTCAATACTGTACTCTTGCCTCTTTGCTTTGCATTTCACAATTTCATATTTGAACTTATCAGGcatcaaataatttttccccATGAGCTTCGAATACCTAATTGGAATTGTTATCGAGGCTATCATTTTCAAAGTATGTTTACCCTGCTGGCTCTCGAAGATTCTACTGTTTTGACTAAAACTGTCACCATCTGGATCTGGAGTTCCAGGTCCTTCTGCAGTGCTGCGAGAACTGCGGTTGGAACGTACACGCCGAGGAGCATGTGAAACAGGAAGACGGGCTGTGGGCAGTGGTGGAGGGATGGGGTTGGCAGGAGCTTCAGAGAGTGGTGGGAGACCAACAGCAGATTTTTCACTGGTGTTATTCAAACAACCGTTTGATGTTGACTGTACTGTAGTTGTCAGGTGAGATattctgactttctttttctttaaaggatcaATAACAGCAGAATTGAAAAGCCATTTCTGAGGAGATGATGTTTCATTTGTACTAGAACCTATAGAAGATTCTGAGTGATTAATGTCAGTAGCATTCTGAAATGGATCTACTCTTTGGGAAAGCACCAACTCCAATGACTGCTTGTCCAGTTCACTGTATCCAGGCCAGTCTCTTTGGAGTTCTTTAAATACATAATCCTTTAAGGTATATGAAAAATCCTGAGTATTCAGATTGGCTACTTGGTGGAGGATATTTTCAAGGGAGTTCTCGTCATTTTGTTCCACACCATCTTTCCGAAGTCGAAAAAGCAGTTCTGTTTTCTTGTAGTCCTTCAATGCCAGTAAGTGAATCACCCTGTCCCTATATGGCCGCAAGCGGACACTGTCGGGAACTCGTGATTTTCGAATTGTGTATGCAGGGTTAAGGGgtgctgttctttttctctcaggCACTGGATCTGGAATGGCTTGAGGTGCTTTCCGAATtggcattcttttctttccacatggctttccaatttttttccgTTTGTTGCAGGATTCCTCTTCTGCCTGGGTTCTTACTGGTGTTATCTGAGAAGCATTGGTTGTTCTACACTGCGTCATTTTATCTCGCCTCAAGTGCAGCCAACTGAGCTGTGAGGGACTATAGCCTGAGACAGTTTGTTGAGTATGGTCTTGATGGTTGTCTTTACTCACATTTGACAATTGAAAGTTAAAGTTGGATACATCAGTTGGTGAATTGTTTGGGGGGATTTTGATAGGCCCTTGGAGTCCTTGGAACTGACGAGAAGTTTGAGGGGGTACTGTGTTCTCGTGGTATGGATTAGAGTCAATTGCCTGAATGGCTGGCTTGGTAAGCTGCATGGGAAGCAAAGTGACATTGTCCTGCCTCGGCTCTATGCCATCTGCCTCTCCCACTGCCACCTCTCCTTGGTGCACcacttcctctcctgctctgcctcGAGAGGCTGCTGTATAGTCATATCTGGAAAGATCAAAGTTTAAACAgtaaaatactttagaaaacaatGACTCTCTTTGGCAAAAATTGTGTTTCTTATTGCTATTGTTTGTGAAATGTAAttctaaaagattttttcctACTGGAACAAAGGCAAGAAGTGCCTGGTTGAGATAGAACCTAGGTTGGTAAAGTCGATTATAAAAATCTAATCACTTTCCAGTGttcttcctttcacatttttaGTTTCTCTTCAGGAGGAACTCTTAACTCTAACTGGAAAGTGCTAAGTTCTTCTCTGAGCTCAGTGCGTAGAAGTCATCTCCTCCCAGTAAGTTCAACACCAGGTAGAGGTGCTTGGTTGGGGGCGTTAACAGGCACTGCAAACTCAAGGAAACTGGAGAGGAAGGCTTCCACTTCGCGGAGTTAGCATGAAGTTCTCCTTACATTTACTCTGACAGGCAAGGGGGCTGTTGAGACCTTCTTGCAATTGGAGCCTAACCTATCAATAGGGGCTCTCATTTGGTAGCTAAACAACTTATTTTGTATTAATAGTGggtaaaagcaaacattttagaggtgcttgttcctctttctcaacTTTTTAACCATCACCAATGAGTGGaaggaattttcatttctttagcttGCCACTTATGTccattattctgtttctttgcacTTCTCACTTAGAGGATCCTCAGGAAATCACAATTATCCAGGTAAAATCGCCCATGCTGAAAGAAATCTTGCAGCTAGGTATGCTAAAGGTGTACAATTGAATCACAGAATGTACACAGATTACGAGAAACCAGTTCCAACTAGTTTCACCCCAGAAGATAATAGGCACAATTCTCCCTCGTTACCCACTTCACACTCTCAGTCCATGTTATTCTCAGCTTTGCCTACCTTAACTGATGGCATCACCTTCTACCTTATCACACAACTAGAAAACCTCAGAGTAATCTTCTACTACTCCCTCAAACATACTTCTCATTAATTTCCCTCCAAAACTTCTAGTCAGCCATCAAATTTCCCATTCATATAATAGATGGTTATTGAGTAGCTATCATGTGCCAGACAGTGTTCTAGATGCTTGGGAATATtgtaatgaacaaaacagaaacaaacaaaaatccttgtTCTCACGATGcctacattcttttcaagttttcctgCATAACATCTTAAATCCCCCACTTTCTCTCTCATACCACAGCCATTGTCCAAATTTAGGCCAAGAACATCTTAGCCAATGCTATATACACTCTTACTAGATTGATTTATTGCCTCCAGTCTTTTCTTGTTCTGAACCATCTTCCAAATTATCGACAATAATTCTAATCAACTTTGCTTTAAAACAAGTGAtgggggagccagccctgtggccaagtggttaagttcccgcactctgcttcagcagcccaaggttttgccagtttggatcccgggcagggacatagtactgctcattaggccatgttgaggcggtgtcccacatgccacaactagagggactaCAACAacaatatagaactatgtactggggggctttggggagaagaaaaggaggaaaaaaagattggcaacagatgttatcccAGAACCAatctttaaggggaaaaaaaaagtgatggtTCCCAttacttaaagaataaaattaatgaagaggtactcaacatcactaatcatcagggaaatgcaactcacaaccataatgagatatcaactcattGAATTAGAatgttagaatgactatcatcaaaaagacaagagataacaagagttagtgaggatgcagagaataAGGAACACTTGTGCCCTTttggtggaagtgtaaattggtgcaaccactatggaaaccagtgtggaggttcctcaatcaattaaaaataggactaccatatgatccagcaatcccacttccaggtatatatccaaaggaaatgaaatcaggatctcaaaaagATAGCtctactcccatgttcattgcagcattattcacgatagccaagacatggaaacaacctaagtgcccatcagtgaaTAAAttgataaagatgatgtggtgtatatatgcaatggaatattatttatccatgagaaagaaagacatcctgccatttgtaacgACATGGATGACactagagggcattatgctaagtgtaataagtcaaacagaggaaaacaaaatactgtatgatatcacttacatgttgaatcttaaaaaaaaaaaactcatagaaacaaagtctagaatggtggttaccaggagctgaagggtgggggaaaagggagatgttggtcaaagaacacaaatttccagttataaaatgaataggtTCTCAGGATCTGATGCAAAtcatagtgattatagttaataatgctgtttatataattgaaaattgctaagagagtagaccttaaatgttctcatcacaaaaataTGGCAATTAGGTGACATGAtgcaggtgttagctaatgctacgttggtaattattttgcaatatataagtgtgtCAAATCAACActttgtataccttaaacttatacattgttaaatatcaattagatctcaataaagctgggaaaaagagaaaaaaataaaactctttggtGTGGCATACCAGACCCTTCTTACTCTGTCCCTAACCTACCCTAAAGCTTGTGCCATGTATCTAAATGCTACATTGATGTGTTTACTATTCTCTGAACTTGCCCACAATCTTGTTCCTGTGTTAGCCTTTCACTTGATATTTCTTCTGCCCACTAATGTTCTTCCCCTAGATCCTTCCTTGCATTGTTCCTTTACTTTATTTAGAAAGTCCTTTCATGACCATTTTGTCTAAAAGAGTGACCTACGCACACACCCACTCCAGTGCTGTCTTTCCACTATCTTACTGTTCCTTATAGAATATTTACTACTTgaaattatattacatatatttgtcTGTTTAATTTAAGTCACTGTCACCAGAATAGAAGTTTAATGAGGGCTTGGATTCTGTCAGTCTTTTGCACTGCTGTATCTCCAATGcctggagcagtgcctggcacacacattAAGGCCTCAACATATATGTGTTGAACAGATGAATACATCAACGCTCTCTACTTTTAAATCTCAAGTGTGTTGGGTTCAACCAGtgaaatttctaatttcttagAAACCCACCTCAAATGTGACATCATATATAAGATCTCCCTCTGGTCAAAACTAATACTTTACTTCATTATGATTATCTCTATGAAAAACACCACGCATTGCATGATATATTACTTATGtgtttgtctcctccactagactcTGACATCTACCTCTACCTCTATGCCAACTGCATTCTACTCAAATTTGTATGAccctttctttttgtctccagTACCTCGCTCTAGAAGTAGCAAGTGCATAGCAGAAGGCACGctctaaatgtttgtcaaaagAATGAATAATACTACCTTTGGACTTCACCTGGTGAAGATACTTTACT
This window encodes:
- the LOC124245896 gene encoding RNA polymerase II elongation factor ELL2-like, translating into MAQALGYDYTAASRGRAGEEVVHQGEVAVGEADGIEPRQDNVTLLPMQLTKPAIQAIDSNPYHENTVPPQTSRQFQGLQGPIKIPPNNSPTDVSNFNFQLSNVSKDNHQDHTQQTVSGYSPSQLSWLHLRRDKMTQCRTTNASQITPVRTQAEEESCNKRKKIGKPCGKKRMPIRKAPQAIPDPVPERKRTAPLNPAYTIRKSRVPDSVRLRPYRDRVIHLLALKDYKKTELLFRLRKDGVEQNDENSLENILHQVANLNTQDFSYTLKDYVFKELQRDWPGYSELDKQSLELVLSQRVDPFQNATDINHSESSIGSSTNETSSPQKWLFNSAVIDPLKKKKVRISHLTTTVQSTSNGCLNNTSEKSAVGLPPLSEAPANPIPPPLPTARLPVSHAPRRVRSNRSSRSTAEGPGTPDPDGDSFSQNSRIFESQQGKHTLKMIASITIPIRYSKLMGKNYLMPDKFKYEIVKCKAKRQEYSIEITEKQKTDPERCGKGAKLNSGEEVEKLCTASGKTCSTSRLPDYLTDYVTIVSSEQHKQ